The DNA window CGTACAATGACAGACAGCGCCTCGAAAGACCGCGAACATCGCAGCGATTCCTCCAGCGCCGCGGGCGATATCTCAGCGGACGTATCTGCTCTCCATGGGTCGATATCCACCCTGCGTAGCAGCGTAGCACTGCTTGTTGTGGTCATTGCGAGCTTCCACCCCTGGTTTCGCGCGGGCATGGAGCGCGTGGTCGATGTGCTTCCGCTCCTGGTGCTGGTGCTCATCTTCGTCTACGTGTCGATGCCCGTGGTGGCGGCGATACGGCGCATGCTCGCACGCCACTCGAGGGCGGCGGTCTCTGACGAGCGGGCCCTGTTCATGACCTTCATCATCGTGCTGGGCATCGCGGCCATCGGACTCTCCATCGTTCTGCCCAAGCTCGTTCTCGAGGTGCAGGCGCTGGCCGAGAACCTGCCGGGATATTCGCAGCGCGTGCGCGATCTCTTCACAATGTATCGCGATCGCCTCGATGCGATTCTCCCCGATGCCCTTCAGGCCAAGATCAGCGAGGCCTTGCGCGACGCGGGAACCTATGCCGGCGACCTGCTCAAGCAAGGCGTGGCATGGGTCGGCCTGTTCTCGCAGACCCTCATCTGGGTGGTGAGCACGGCCATCGTCGTGCCCATGCTGGGCTACTACTTCCTCAAGGACGGGGAGGGCATCGTGGAGTTCTGGCTGCGGCTCATCCGTCCGAGCGGTCGCGACCGAACCCGCAAGATTCTCTACGGCGTGCACGAGGCCATGCAGAGCTACGTGCGCGGTCAGGCCGTTCTCTGCGGAGCGATGGGGGTCGTCACCACGCTGGCCATGCTGTTCGTGCTGCCCCAGTTCGCCATCGGTCTGGGGCTCGTGGCCGGAATCACCGAGGCCATTCCCGTGGTGGGTCCCATTCTCGGTGCGGTTCCGGCGGTGATCATCGCGCTCGCGGGGAAGGGGTGGGGAACGGCGCTCCTGGTGGTGTTCCTCTACACGTGTCTGCAGCAGCTCGAGAGCATCGTTCTCGTGCCGCGGGTCATGGGGGAGTCGCTGGGATTGCACCCGCTCAGCCTCTTGCTGGGAATGATGGTGTTTGGAAGCCTGCTCGGGTTCTGGGGCGTGCTTCTCGCGTCTCCGCTGGTGGCGGTGGTGAAGGTGCTGGTCTCTGAATACATCGAGCATTCGGGTGAGGATGGTCCATCGCACGGCGCGCCAGACGGGCTGTCTGAAGCGCCCGCATCCGCAGCAGACGGTGTCAGGCCCGCGGCGACGCGCGAGTCTGACACGTACGAGCTCGACGATGACCACGAGCCGGCGCTTGTGCGTGGCGTCGCACGCGAGTCGGCAATGCCGAATGAGAAGGAGACGCGATGATCGAGCGCTTCACCCTGCTACCGGGCGCCGAGGTTGTGGGGATGGAGGTCGATGGGGTGCACCGCCACGCGCAGTTCGGTGTGCCCCCCTGCATCAAGCTCTGGTTCCAGCGGCGCCTCGCGCCCCCCACCACGTTCGTTCTGCCGCATCGGTTCTTTCATCGCGGCGTGGTGCAGGTCTCACTCGAGTTCTTTCTCTACCACTTCCTCTTCGCCGCCGGCAAGGCGTTCGGCAGGCTGCCCGATTCCGAGCGCATGGTGGTCATCGGCACCGCCGACCAGCTGGCTCGCTGCCGCCGCAGCCTGCAGGTGTCGCTGTTCGGATTCAGTGACGAAGAGATGCGTTCGTGGACGGGCCCGGACGTCGCATCGCTCACCGAAGACGAGATCGGGTTCATTCGCAGCTGCCAGCTGTTTCTCGCGCCCAAGCGCCAGGGCTTCGACGGGTGCGGCAACCTTCCCCAGGCTCCGAGTGCCCTGATCGAGGCCTACGCCCGTGGACGCATCGACATCGATGACGTGGTTGAGTGGCGGGCCTTCGACGACGCGGGGAGCGCCGAGCTGTTCAAGGGCGCCACCGTGATGCATCGTGGCGACGGGAGCTTCTCGGTTCGCGCAGGCGATGCGTGCGCTGAGGTCAACGTTGATTTCGATGATGATCAGGCGCCGTGGCTGGTCACATTGCCGCCTTCCTCAGAGGCGGTCACCTCCGATGTATTCAAGGTGCTCTGCCTCGGGGCCGATCCGGGGTTCGAGCTCGAGCACCCCACCACGGGCTTCGCCATCTGCATCAACGGCTTGTGGGCGGTGGTCGACGCGCCGCTGTGCGCGTCCTACCTGCTTGCGCGTCACGGCATCGATTCGGCCGACGTGCGGGTGGTCTTCGAGACCCATGGGCACGAAGATCACATGGGCAGCGGCATCCACTTCATGCTCGAGTGCATCACCAGCGGGCGCCCCTACACATACGTGGCCGCGGAACCGGTCTATCGCACCTGTCTGGTGAAGGTGGCGGCGGTTCTGGGGGTCAGCGAGGCCGAGGCAGACGCCATGCTCACCGGGCGTCAGGGGGAGGCGCAGGCCCGTGCGCGGGTGCTACGCGTCTCCCCTCGCTCCCCCGTTCGCATGCTGGGGGCGACGTGGCACTTCTCGTGGACGGTTCACCCCGTGCCCACCACCGGCTTTCGCATCGAGCTCGAGCACGACGGACGGGTGCATGCGCTCTCGTACTCGAGTGACACGACATCGACCCGTGGGGCGATGGGCATCGCCGCCATGAAGGCAGCGGGCTTTCTCGCGCCCGAGATCGATCCGTTCGCTCCGCTGCTGCGAGGCGATGAGGACATCGTGTTCTGGGAGGCGGGGGGGACCTCCGGCGACCCCATCCACTTCGACGCGCGCGAGTGGGACACCATGTGCCGAGAGCGCGGCATCTCTCCCACCGTTGTGTTCATGCACACGCACTCGCTGCCGCCCGAGATGCGCAACCACGCCCTCGCGCGCCCGGGAATGTCGTGGACGCTCGCCTCGTTTGCCCCCGTTCCGGTGCCGCTGTTCTTGAAACTGGTGAAATCGCTGCAGTTCTTCCGCGTGGCCGACGAGGAGTACTGGCTCTCGATGTTCACCGCGCAGGGCCGCCTCGAGCGCTACTATCCTGGCGCCACCATCTATCAGTCGGGGGCCGATGACTCGTGGTTCGTGGTGCTGCAGGGGCAGGCGGAGGTTCACATCGAGCCCGACGGAGACCTTGGATTGCTCGAGAGCAGCGCCTTGTTCGGGCCGCTGGGCGATCACGAGGGGCAGACCTTCCGCGTGCGGGCGCGCAGCCATGTCGACGTGTGGCGCCTCCCAGGAGAGGTGCTGCGCGAGTTCATCGTCAGCAACGGTCTGTCAGACTTCTTCTCCCATCTCTGGGACAACGTGGGATGGCTGCGCCAGAACCGCTTGTTCTTCGGCTTTCCCAACCAGGTGCTGACCAGCCTTGCCCAGCACGCGATGCGGCGCGAGTATGCCGCGGGCGAGACCCTCATGGTCGAAGACGATCTCGGCCACGAGATGTTCGTGGTGCTCGAGGGCGAGCTCGAGATCGTGTCGCAGCGCAATGGCACATCGATTCGTCGGGGACCGGGCGAGCTGGTGGGCGAGTATGCCGTGCTCGTGCCCGGCGCGCAGCGCAGCGCGACGGTGCGAGCGCTCGGACCGGTCTGCGTGCTCGTGCTCACGCGTGAGAACATCCACGACATCGTGGCGGGGCAGATTCCGCTCCATCTTCGCCTGGTTCGCATCTTGCAGGATCGCGCGCTTCCGCTTCCGCCTCCGCCGTCGTGACCCACCGACGCGCGCTGCGATGGGTGACGGGAATGATCGTCGCCTACGTCGCGCTGTTTGC is part of the Pseudomonadota bacterium genome and encodes:
- a CDS encoding AI-2E family transporter; translation: MSERTMTDSASKDREHRSDSSSAAGDISADVSALHGSISTLRSSVALLVVVIASFHPWFRAGMERVVDVLPLLVLVLIFVYVSMPVVAAIRRMLARHSRAAVSDERALFMTFIIVLGIAAIGLSIVLPKLVLEVQALAENLPGYSQRVRDLFTMYRDRLDAILPDALQAKISEALRDAGTYAGDLLKQGVAWVGLFSQTLIWVVSTAIVVPMLGYYFLKDGEGIVEFWLRLIRPSGRDRTRKILYGVHEAMQSYVRGQAVLCGAMGVVTTLAMLFVLPQFAIGLGLVAGITEAIPVVGPILGAVPAVIIALAGKGWGTALLVVFLYTCLQQLESIVLVPRVMGESLGLHPLSLLLGMMVFGSLLGFWGVLLASPLVAVVKVLVSEYIEHSGEDGPSHGAPDGLSEAPASAADGVRPAATRESDTYELDDDHEPALVRGVARESAMPNEKETR
- a CDS encoding MBL fold metallo-hydrolase, translating into MIERFTLLPGAEVVGMEVDGVHRHAQFGVPPCIKLWFQRRLAPPTTFVLPHRFFHRGVVQVSLEFFLYHFLFAAGKAFGRLPDSERMVVIGTADQLARCRRSLQVSLFGFSDEEMRSWTGPDVASLTEDEIGFIRSCQLFLAPKRQGFDGCGNLPQAPSALIEAYARGRIDIDDVVEWRAFDDAGSAELFKGATVMHRGDGSFSVRAGDACAEVNVDFDDDQAPWLVTLPPSSEAVTSDVFKVLCLGADPGFELEHPTTGFAICINGLWAVVDAPLCASYLLARHGIDSADVRVVFETHGHEDHMGSGIHFMLECITSGRPYTYVAAEPVYRTCLVKVAAVLGVSEAEADAMLTGRQGEAQARARVLRVSPRSPVRMLGATWHFSWTVHPVPTTGFRIELEHDGRVHALSYSSDTTSTRGAMGIAAMKAAGFLAPEIDPFAPLLRGDEDIVFWEAGGTSGDPIHFDAREWDTMCRERGISPTVVFMHTHSLPPEMRNHALARPGMSWTLASFAPVPVPLFLKLVKSLQFFRVADEEYWLSMFTAQGRLERYYPGATIYQSGADDSWFVVLQGQAEVHIEPDGDLGLLESSALFGPLGDHEGQTFRVRARSHVDVWRLPGEVLREFIVSNGLSDFFSHLWDNVGWLRQNRLFFGFPNQVLTSLAQHAMRREYAAGETLMVEDDLGHEMFVVLEGELEIVSQRNGTSIRRGPGELVGEYAVLVPGAQRSATVRALGPVCVLVLTRENIHDIVAGQIPLHLRLVRILQDRALPLPPPPS